The proteins below come from a single Aegilops tauschii subsp. strangulata cultivar AL8/78 chromosome 6, Aet v6.0, whole genome shotgun sequence genomic window:
- the LOC109773533 gene encoding uncharacterized protein, whose amino-acid sequence MRFTAGGSSTRSWQPKPTADTTDLRFWLTWRVAVCALWVLCCVAAAAYLIWRHEGPRAHRRPGAAKQDTARRRPDGLLYDDEAWRPCLRDIHPAWLLAYRLVSFFVLFSLLIVIVISDGGNIFYYYTQWTFILVTVYFGLATTLSIYGCSKFAACNAVAAMSDAEQGPYAVHGAAPKPIVDGEDDGTREVAGFWGYLLQIIYQTNAGAVMLTDCVFWFIIFPFLTVKDYSMNFLLIGMHSVNAVFLLGEASLNSLRFPWFRIAYFFLYTALYVVFQWIVHASTPTWWPYPFLDLSSNLAPLWYFAVAFMQLPCYLIFRLVMNLKHHLLAKHFPDSMVLGY is encoded by the exons ATGCGGTTCACGGCGGGGGGCTCGTCGACGCGGTCGTGGCAGCCCAAGCCGACGGCGGACACCACGGACCTGCGCTTCTGGCTGACCTGGCGGGTGGCGGTGTGCGCGCTCTGGGTGCTCTGctgcgtcgccgccgccgcctaccTCATCTGGCGCCACGAGGGACCCCGCGCgcaccgccgccccggcgccgCCAAGCAGGACACGGCGCGGCGAAGGCCGGACGGGCTGCTGTACGACGACGAGGCGTGGCGGCCGTGCCTCCGCGACATCCACCCGGCCTGGCTGCTCGCCTACAGGCTCGTCTCcttcttcgtcctcttcagcctcctcatcgtcatcgtcatctcCGACGGCGGCAACATCTTCTACTACTACACCCA GTGGACCTTCATTCTGGTGACGGTTTACTTCGGG CTTGCGACGACGCTTTCGATCTACGGGTGCAGCAAGTTCGCCGCGTGCAATGCCGTGGCGGCGATGTCCGACGCCGAGCAGGGTCCCTACGCCGTCCACGGGGCCGCCCCGAAGCCGATCGTCGACGGGGAGGACGACGGCACGAGGGAGGTCGCCGGGTTCTGGGGGTACCTGCTGCAGATCATCTATCAG ACAAATGCAGGAGCTGTGATGCTTACAGACTGCGTCTTCTGGTTCATCATTTTCCCATTCCTCACCGTAAAAGATTACAGTATGAATTTT CTACTGATAGGAATGCACTCGGTCAACGCTGTTTTCCTGCTCGGCGAAGCATCGCTAAATAGCCTG CGCTTCCCGTGGTTCCGGATCGCGTATTTCTTCCTTTATACGGCGCTTTACGTTGTTTTCCAGTGGATCGTCCATGCATCTACTCCAACCTG GTGGCCCTACCCGTTCCTCGACCTCTCGTCTAATCTGGCGCCTTTGTG GTACTTTGCGGTCGCGTTCATGCAACTGCCATGCTACTTGATCTTCAGACTGGTGATGAACCTGAAACACCACCTTCTCGCCAAGCATTTCCCGGATAGCATGGTCCTAGGATACTAG